The proteins below come from a single Podarcis muralis chromosome 8, rPodMur119.hap1.1, whole genome shotgun sequence genomic window:
- the DTD1 gene encoding D-aminoacyl-tRNA deacylase 1 isoform X1, producing the protein MKAIIQRVARASVTVGGEQISSIGQGICVLLGISVEDTQKELEHMVRKILNLRVFEDESGKHWSKSVMDKQYEVLCVSQFTLQCILKGNKPDYHMAMPTDQAETFYNSFLEHLRKSYKPELIKDGKFGEYMQVHIQNDGPVTIELESPAPPIDPKQLAKLEKQQQRKEKTRMKAPSESSRERNVPRSKNDPSASSGAEGDVSSEREP; encoded by the exons TTGGTGGGGAGCAAATAAGCTCCATTGGACAAGGCATTTGTGTCCTGCTGGGTATCTCAGTGGAAGACACTCAGAAAGAGCTTGAGCACAT GGTTAGAAAGATTTTAAACCTGCGTGTGTTTGAAGATGAAAGTGGCAAACACTGGTCTAAAAGTGTAATGGACAAGCAGTACGAAGTGCTCTGTGTCAGCCAGTTTACTCTTCAGTGTATCCTGAAAGGAAACAAGCCAGACTATCATATGGCAATGCCTACAGATCAAGCAGAGACTTTCTACAACAGTTTCCTAGAACACCTTCGCAAATCATACAAGCCAGAGCTCATTAAAG ATGGCAAATTTGGTGAATATATGCAGGTACATATTCAGAACGATGGACCTGTGACTATAGAACTTGAGTCTCCTGCCCCTCCCATTGACCCTAAGCAG CTGGCAAAActtgagaaacagcagcagagGAAAGAGAAGACCCGGATGAAGGCACCCTCTGAAtcaagcagagagagaaatgttccCAGAAGTAAAAATGATCCTAGTGCAAGCAGTGGGGCGGAGGGGGATGTGTCTTCAGAAAGGGAACCATAA
- the DTD1 gene encoding D-aminoacyl-tRNA deacylase 1 isoform X2: MGLSLVLKGQQTTGIGGEQISSIGQGICVLLGISVEDTQKELEHMVRKILNLRVFEDESGKHWSKSVMDKQYEVLCVSQFTLQCILKGNKPDYHMAMPTDQAETFYNSFLEHLRKSYKPELIKDGKFGEYMQVHIQNDGPVTIELESPAPPIDPKQLAKLEKQQQRKEKTRMKAPSESSRERNVPRSKNDPSASSGAEGDVSSEREP; the protein is encoded by the exons atgggtctttcaCTAGTACTTAAGGGACAACAAACCACTGGCA TTGGTGGGGAGCAAATAAGCTCCATTGGACAAGGCATTTGTGTCCTGCTGGGTATCTCAGTGGAAGACACTCAGAAAGAGCTTGAGCACAT GGTTAGAAAGATTTTAAACCTGCGTGTGTTTGAAGATGAAAGTGGCAAACACTGGTCTAAAAGTGTAATGGACAAGCAGTACGAAGTGCTCTGTGTCAGCCAGTTTACTCTTCAGTGTATCCTGAAAGGAAACAAGCCAGACTATCATATGGCAATGCCTACAGATCAAGCAGAGACTTTCTACAACAGTTTCCTAGAACACCTTCGCAAATCATACAAGCCAGAGCTCATTAAAG ATGGCAAATTTGGTGAATATATGCAGGTACATATTCAGAACGATGGACCTGTGACTATAGAACTTGAGTCTCCTGCCCCTCCCATTGACCCTAAGCAG CTGGCAAAActtgagaaacagcagcagagGAAAGAGAAGACCCGGATGAAGGCACCCTCTGAAtcaagcagagagagaaatgttccCAGAAGTAAAAATGATCCTAGTGCAAGCAGTGGGGCGGAGGGGGATGTGTCTTCAGAAAGGGAACCATAA